The genomic interval AATGATATGCAATTGCGTTCTAATAATTCTTATTTGCATGATAACGTAGATTAATTTACTACAATAGATAAAAGCTAACCCGAAAATTCAATTTAATTTTCGGGTTATTTTTTTTATCTTCGCACCACTATTTTTATAGAATATTTTTTTGGGCCTATTTCCAGCTGTCCGTTTCAAGATTTTATCGTAAAATGGTTTTTTCTTAGTCTTTAAAAGAGCTTCCTTCGGTCGCTTTTTAAACCCTAGAAAAAAAACCATTTTCTCTCAAAATGCTTTTTACTACCATCTGGGGCAGTCACGAGATTTGTTATAAAATAGCATAACATTTACATCAATTTAAAACCATCAATAGATATGAGTTTAGCAGTAAACATCATGGACGATATCAAAACAGCTATGAGAGCTAAAGATACCGTTGCATTAGAAGCATTAAGAGCGATCAAGTCAGAGTTATTATTAGCTCAAACAGCTACAGGTACCAAAGAAGAAATTTCAGAAGACGACGAAGTTAAATTGCTTCAACGTTTGGTAAAAACAAGAAAAGAAAGCGCTAGAATCTACACAGAACAAAATCGTCCAGACTTAGCAGAACCAGAATTAGCTCAAGTTGCGGTAATCGAAAAATTCTTACCAGCACAATTAAGCGAAGACGAAATAGAAGTGATCATAGCAAAAATCATAGCAGACTCTGGAGCATCAGGAATCGCTTCCATGGGAAAAGTAATGGGATTAGCATCTGCTCAACTAGGAGGAACTGCTGAAGGAAAAACCATTTCTGCTATCGTGAAGAAATTATTGGTATAAAAATATAGATTACTGAATTTGGATTATAGGTTCAATGATTTTAAATCCAAAATCAGTAATCATTTTGGCTGCGTAGTTCAACTGGATAGAATATCAGATTTCGACTCTGAGGGTTGT from Flavobacterium ovatum carries:
- a CDS encoding GatB/YqeY domain-containing protein yields the protein MSLAVNIMDDIKTAMRAKDTVALEALRAIKSELLLAQTATGTKEEISEDDEVKLLQRLVKTRKESARIYTEQNRPDLAEPELAQVAVIEKFLPAQLSEDEIEVIIAKIIADSGASGIASMGKVMGLASAQLGGTAEGKTISAIVKKLLV